The proteins below come from a single Pecten maximus unplaced genomic scaffold, xPecMax1.1, whole genome shotgun sequence genomic window:
- the LOC117318490 gene encoding DNA polymerase delta subunit 2-like — translation MEWLYFLLQSCVDVDVMSGQFDPSNYILPQQPLHKCMFPQASSYTTFHTTTNPYNCSVDGVSIIGTSGQPTHDIIKYSTNDDPVDILEKCLSWGHLAPTAPDTLGCYPYYGKDPFILEECPHIYFAGNQSSYGCKLHKGPTGQEVLLVSVPRFCQTSTCVLINLKTLECQAVEFSTDFPEPAKESPDVDK, via the exons ATGGAatggctttattttttattgcaGTCATGTGTAGATGTTGATGTAATGTCAGGACAGTTTGACCCGTCCAACTACATCCTTCCCCAGCAGCCCCTACACAAGTGTATGTTCCCTCAGGCCTCCAGTTACACCACCTTCCATACGACCACCAACCCCTACAACTGTAGTGTGGATGGTGTTAG CATAATTGGTACTTCTGGTCAGCCAACACATGACATAATTAAATATAGTACCAATGATGATCCCGTGGATATTTTGGAAAAATGTTTAAGTTGGGGACATCTCGCTCCTACTGCTCCTGACACACTAG GCTGCTATCCATACTACGGAAAAGATCCATTTATATTAGAAGAATGTCCTCATATTTATTTTGCTGGCAACCAGTCATCTTATGGCTGCAAACTTCATAAAG GTCCCACTGGTCAGGAGGTATTGCTTGTCAGCGTCCCGAGGTTTTGCCAGACCAGCACGTGCGTTCTCATAAACCTGAAAACCCTGGAGTGTCAGGCTGTAGAATTTAGCACAGACTTTCCTGAGCCAGCAAAGGAGAGTCCTGATGTGGATAAATGA